From the genome of Coleofasciculus sp. FACHB-T130, one region includes:
- a CDS encoding ABC transporter substrate-binding protein, which produces MKSRLLRFVSLVLLSIVLITACNGTTTVTSSPQSLPLRVSYNLWAGQFPMAIAQEKGFFQAQGVKVEPIFSENYLLPLSNFSANKNDGVALPLGSVMSRLGQNPDAKIVLVTDQSAGADAMVAQRHIKSVADLKGKRIGTKLNDFGELFVTKILETKGLSTQDVSLVNIEAEAIPAFLKSGEIQAGQTWGPHLSQAVKSGAKVLFTSKQTPGLIPDVIVFHSNVLRDRPQDIKAFIRAWFQAQDYWKANPEESKAIIAKTLNIKPEIISTDGIQLSNLQDNLKAFTPGSTTESLYHTAKLYADFYTRTGGLSAAPDIQKLIDPSFVQQLQKVN; this is translated from the coding sequence ATGAAATCTCGATTGCTACGCTTTGTATCTCTTGTATTACTCAGCATTGTGCTAATCACCGCCTGCAATGGCACGACAACCGTAACTTCCAGCCCACAGTCTTTGCCTCTTAGGGTCAGCTATAATCTTTGGGCTGGACAGTTTCCGATGGCGATCGCCCAAGAAAAAGGATTCTTCCAAGCGCAGGGTGTTAAAGTCGAACCCATTTTTTCAGAAAACTATCTCCTACCCCTGTCTAACTTCAGTGCTAATAAAAATGATGGGGTTGCGCTGCCATTAGGTAGCGTTATGAGTAGGCTTGGGCAAAACCCAGATGCAAAAATTGTTTTAGTCACCGATCAATCAGCGGGTGCTGACGCAATGGTAGCTCAGCGCCATATAAAAAGCGTGGCTGATTTGAAGGGTAAGCGGATCGGCACTAAGTTAAATGATTTTGGAGAACTGTTTGTCACTAAGATACTAGAAACGAAAGGTCTTTCTACTCAAGATGTCAGCTTAGTCAATATAGAAGCGGAAGCAATTCCAGCTTTCTTAAAAAGTGGTGAAATTCAAGCAGGACAAACCTGGGGACCCCATTTGTCTCAAGCAGTCAAATCTGGGGCTAAAGTGCTATTCACCAGTAAGCAGACTCCTGGGTTAATTCCAGATGTCATCGTGTTTCACAGCAATGTGCTACGCGATCGCCCTCAAGATATAAAGGCATTTATTCGCGCTTGGTTCCAAGCCCAAGACTACTGGAAAGCGAATCCAGAAGAAAGCAAAGCAATAATTGCCAAAACCCTCAATATCAAACCTGAAATTATTTCAACAGATGGCATCCAGTTGTCTAATTTGCAAGACAACTTAAAGGCATTTACTCCAGGTTCAACAACAGAGTCGCTGTATCATACAGCCAAATTGTACGCCGACTTTTATACTCGTACCGGAGGGCTAAGCGCTGCGCCGGATATTCAAAAACTAATCGATCCGTCCTTTGTGCAGCAGTTACAAAAGGTAAATTGA
- a CDS encoding ABC transporter substrate-binding protein — MKSRLFRFVSLFLLSIVLIAACNSTTVTSQKETQPLTVGYNLWPGLFPIAIAQEKEFFTAQGVKVKPVYVQNFLESVSEFSAGQYDGVAITVSSLMSIIEKNPDLQIAMATDESAGSDSIVVRPEVKSVADLKGKRLGVRLGDGELFVSEMLQKHGLTSDNLTLVNVEGEAVPARFKSGDIQAGHTWEPYLSEVTKSGGRVLFTSKDTPGLISSVIVFRSSVVRDRPKDIQAFIRAWFQAQDYWQANPEESKALIAKTLSIKPEEISTEGVKLYTLKDNLKAFTPGSTTESLYHTAKLYADFYIRTGGLSTAPDIQKMINPSFVQMSQAGN; from the coding sequence ATGAAATCTCGACTTTTCCGCTTCGTGTCTCTTTTTTTGCTCAGTATTGTGCTGATCGCAGCCTGCAATAGCACGACGGTGACTTCCCAAAAAGAGACTCAGCCCCTTACCGTCGGCTACAATTTGTGGCCTGGGTTGTTCCCGATCGCGATCGCTCAAGAAAAAGAATTCTTCACGGCTCAAGGGGTCAAAGTCAAACCCGTCTATGTCCAAAACTTTCTAGAATCGGTGTCTGAATTCAGTGCTGGACAATATGATGGAGTTGCCATCACAGTAAGTAGCTTGATGAGCATCATTGAGAAAAACCCGGATTTACAGATTGCGATGGCAACTGATGAATCGGCTGGTTCTGACTCAATAGTAGTTCGCCCAGAGGTTAAAAGTGTCGCTGACTTGAAAGGCAAGCGCCTCGGAGTCAGGTTAGGTGATGGAGAATTATTTGTCAGCGAAATGCTCCAGAAACATGGTTTGACTAGCGATAATTTGACCCTAGTCAACGTAGAAGGAGAAGCGGTTCCAGCACGTTTTAAGAGCGGGGATATTCAAGCGGGACATACTTGGGAACCGTACTTATCTGAAGTAACCAAATCTGGAGGGCGAGTATTATTCACCAGTAAGGACACACCCGGCTTAATTTCGAGTGTAATCGTGTTTCGCTCCTCAGTAGTACGCGATCGCCCAAAAGACATTCAAGCATTTATTCGCGCCTGGTTTCAAGCACAAGATTACTGGCAGGCAAATCCCGAAGAAAGTAAAGCACTGATTGCGAAAACGCTCTCCATCAAACCTGAAGAAATTTCCACTGAGGGTGTCAAGTTGTACACCTTAAAAGACAACTTAAAAGCATTTACTCCTGGTTCTACAACCGAGTCGTTGTACCATACCGCCAAATTGTACGCCGACTTCTATATTCGCACCGGAGGATTAAGCACCGCGCCAGATATTCAAAAAATGATTAATCCTTCTTTTGTGCAGATGTCGCAGGCAGGAAATTAA
- a CDS encoding ABC transporter substrate-binding protein, whose translation MKSRFLRFASLFLLSLFLVTACNGRTFITSKPELPPLRIAYNLWPGYFPMEIASEQGFFAEQGVEVEPVYSENYLGVVSDFSAGKYDGIIVTLGGVMSIIGKNPDIHIVLETDQSAGADTVVVQRDIKSVADLKGKRLGVKLGDYGELFVVKMLESNGLTTDDVTLVDIEGEAIPAHIKSGDIQAGQTWYPYTLEAVKAGAQVLFTSKQTPRLIPNVILFRSNVIRDRPGQIKAFVRAWFQAQDYWKANPEASKSLIAKRLKIKPESVSTDNIQLSTLKENLKAFTPGSTEESLYHTAKLYADFSIRTGGLTAAPDIQKLIDPSFVQQLQPGS comes from the coding sequence ATGAAATCTCGATTTCTCCGCTTTGCGTCTCTTTTTTTGCTCAGCCTTTTCCTGGTTACAGCCTGCAATGGCAGAACCTTTATAACCTCTAAACCTGAGCTTCCACCACTGCGAATTGCCTACAATCTGTGGCCTGGATATTTCCCAATGGAGATTGCTTCAGAACAAGGATTTTTCGCAGAACAGGGGGTGGAAGTTGAACCTGTGTATTCAGAAAACTATTTAGGAGTTGTTTCTGATTTTAGTGCAGGTAAATATGATGGCATCATCGTAACATTGGGTGGTGTGATGAGCATCATTGGGAAAAACCCAGATATCCACATTGTCTTGGAAACCGATCAATCGGCTGGTGCTGATACCGTAGTGGTGCAACGCGATATTAAAAGTGTAGCTGACTTGAAGGGCAAGCGACTCGGCGTGAAGTTAGGCGACTACGGAGAATTGTTTGTTGTCAAGATGCTGGAGAGCAATGGTCTTACTACCGATGACGTGACGCTAGTCGATATAGAAGGGGAAGCAATTCCAGCACACATAAAAAGCGGTGATATTCAAGCCGGACAAACTTGGTATCCCTACACATTAGAGGCAGTGAAAGCCGGAGCGCAGGTACTATTTACCAGTAAGCAAACACCTAGGTTGATTCCGAATGTCATCTTGTTTCGCAGCAATGTAATACGCGATCGCCCTGGACAGATAAAAGCATTTGTCCGAGCTTGGTTCCAAGCCCAAGATTACTGGAAAGCCAACCCAGAAGCAAGCAAATCACTGATTGCTAAGCGGCTGAAGATTAAACCGGAGAGCGTTTCAACCGATAACATTCAGCTGTCCACCTTAAAAGAAAACTTAAAAGCGTTTACTCCAGGTTCCACAGAAGAGTCGTTGTACCATACCGCCAAATTGTACGCCGATTTCTCGATTCGCACTGGAGGATTAACCGCTGCGCCAGATATTCAAAAACTGATCGATCCGTCTTTCGTACAGCAGTTGCAGCCAGGAAGTTGA
- a CDS encoding ATP-binding protein: MKQLQLYTLRTKLIFSFLGVALLPLALLAFLNQRATQKTLTNNANQTLLTSASQTALSIDAFINSNLDAVRVEAQLPVFAKYLSLPANQRQSIASEVEGALRSLSRKDTLNISSYALLDSQGRDVIDTYTPDIGTDKSDQNYFQRPFKTGLPYVSPIVFSPSTNEIGLYFSSPVRNASGNTIGVLRIRYNAAAVQRLVSQNTDLVRGSASFAILLDENHIRLAHGNSPELNFKSVTPLPPAKVKALQAEGRLPKGKTADFSTNLPDFEQGLDNAATSPYFTTALSSTNNEPNAAAVTKLKTRPWFVVFVQPKAVFLAPIEAQARDTLLLAAIIAGVVIIAAITIGELLAKPLINLAGTVTQFTAGNLNARTSIQSKDEIGVLALSFNGMAEQVGKLLQGLEERTRELEVSQHVTVAVSELSKAIIDPEKLLREAIALMQNRFGLHYVQIYLLDQTTNQLIRRADSGNQGMLGHDESACLSLDDRSLVALAARKQQTIWVDKQDSAGLAGDLKPIQMGSSAVVPLVARGALLGVLDIQDKESDRFSQTDLETFNTLAGQIATALENARLFEEIQKAETQYRDKAQELQQTLSELRQTQTQLIQTEKMSSLGQLVAGVAHEINNPVNFIYGNITPANEYLEDLLKLLKLYQQCYPNPTPEIQDYIEEVELDFLLLDFQKILSSMKFGAERIRQIVLSLRNFSRLDEAEMKAVDIHEGLENTLVILQNQLKDKPGHPEIQVIKEYGNLPLVECYAGQLNQVFMNLLTNAIDSLDEFNHKRSIEEIKGNPATILIRTKVAGNNQVEIRIIDNGSGISTEVQSRLFDPFFTTKNVGKGTGLGLAISYQIVTEKHGGQLECTSAPGQGAEFAIKIPIRV; the protein is encoded by the coding sequence GTGAAACAGCTCCAACTTTATACCCTACGCACTAAGCTGATTTTTTCTTTCTTGGGTGTGGCACTCCTCCCCTTAGCATTACTAGCCTTCTTGAATCAGCGAGCCACACAAAAGACGCTGACGAACAATGCTAACCAAACCCTCTTAACATCTGCTTCTCAAACTGCCCTGAGTATAGATGCTTTTATAAACTCGAATCTGGATGCTGTCCGAGTTGAAGCTCAGTTGCCAGTCTTCGCCAAGTACTTAAGTTTACCTGCTAACCAGAGACAAAGTATCGCTTCAGAAGTCGAGGGCGCTTTACGTTCGCTCAGCCGTAAAGATACTTTGAATATCTCGTCCTACGCGCTGCTCGATAGTCAGGGGCGAGATGTAATTGATACCTATACACCAGATATCGGTACAGATAAATCTGACCAGAATTACTTTCAGCGACCGTTTAAAACTGGCTTACCCTATGTCTCGCCCATCGTGTTTTCTCCAAGTACTAATGAGATCGGTTTGTACTTCAGTAGTCCGGTACGAAATGCGTCGGGAAATACTATCGGTGTCTTACGTATCCGTTATAACGCTGCTGCTGTCCAGCGATTGGTTAGTCAAAATACCGACCTAGTGAGAGGAAGCGCTTCCTTTGCGATTTTGCTAGACGAAAACCATATTCGTTTAGCTCACGGGAACTCACCTGAGTTAAATTTTAAATCGGTTACACCGCTCCCACCGGCTAAAGTGAAGGCTCTGCAAGCAGAAGGACGGTTGCCCAAGGGGAAAACGGCAGACTTTTCGACAAATTTGCCTGATTTTGAGCAAGGTCTAGATAACGCTGCAACATCCCCTTACTTTACAACCGCCTTATCCTCTACAAACAACGAGCCGAACGCAGCAGCAGTTACCAAGCTAAAGACGCGACCGTGGTTTGTGGTTTTTGTCCAACCGAAAGCGGTATTTCTAGCGCCTATCGAAGCCCAAGCCCGCGACACGCTGTTACTGGCTGCGATTATTGCAGGTGTAGTCATTATCGCGGCGATTACGATCGGAGAACTACTGGCTAAGCCACTGATTAATCTCGCTGGAACAGTGACTCAATTCACTGCTGGCAACCTCAATGCTCGTACTTCTATCCAATCAAAGGATGAAATTGGGGTGCTAGCGTTGAGTTTCAATGGGATGGCAGAACAAGTCGGTAAATTGCTTCAAGGCCTAGAAGAGCGTACCCGCGAACTGGAAGTTAGTCAGCACGTTACGGTTGCCGTCAGCGAGCTGTCGAAAGCGATTATAGACCCGGAAAAGCTGTTGCGCGAAGCGATCGCCCTAATGCAGAATCGCTTCGGCTTGCACTACGTGCAAATTTATCTGTTAGATCAAACCACGAATCAACTCATCCGGCGGGCTGATTCTGGCAATCAGGGTATGCTTGGGCATGATGAAAGCGCCTGTCTGTCTCTTGACGATCGCAGCTTAGTCGCCCTTGCTGCCCGAAAGCAGCAAACGATCTGGGTGGATAAACAGGACAGTGCAGGGCTAGCAGGAGACTTGAAACCCATCCAAATGGGTTCTTCCGCAGTGGTGCCCTTAGTCGCCCGTGGGGCGCTACTAGGAGTGCTGGACATTCAAGACAAGGAAAGCGATCGCTTCAGTCAAACGGATCTAGAGACGTTCAACACCCTCGCCGGACAAATCGCCACGGCTTTAGAAAATGCCCGCTTGTTTGAAGAAATTCAAAAGGCTGAAACCCAATACCGAGACAAAGCTCAAGAGTTACAACAAACTCTATCTGAATTGAGACAAACTCAAACTCAATTAATTCAAACTGAAAAAATGTCTAGTTTGGGTCAACTGGTGGCTGGAGTTGCACATGAAATTAACAATCCAGTCAACTTCATTTATGGCAACATCACTCCTGCCAATGAATATCTGGAAGATTTGCTCAAACTCTTAAAGTTGTACCAACAATGCTACCCCAATCCCACCCCGGAAATTCAAGACTATATCGAAGAAGTCGAACTCGACTTCCTGCTCCTTGATTTTCAGAAAATTCTATCTTCCATGAAGTTTGGAGCCGAACGGATTCGTCAAATTGTTCTATCTCTAAGAAACTTCTCCCGTTTAGATGAAGCGGAGATGAAAGCCGTTGACATTCATGAGGGTCTTGAGAATACGCTAGTAATTTTACAGAATCAATTAAAAGATAAGCCGGGACATCCGGAGATTCAGGTGATTAAAGAGTATGGCAACTTACCTTTAGTAGAATGCTATGCCGGACAACTGAATCAAGTGTTTATGAATTTACTTACAAATGCAATTGATTCTCTCGATGAGTTTAATCATAAACGCTCGATCGAAGAAATTAAAGGCAATCCCGCTACCATCTTAATTCGCACCAAAGTCGCAGGGAACAATCAAGTAGAAATCCGAATAATTGACAATGGTTCAGGGATTTCAACTGAGGTTCAGTCAAGACTTTTCGATCCTTTCTTCACAACGAAAAACGTTGGCAAAGGGACTGGGCTGGGTCTAGCGATTAGCTACCAAATTGTAACCGAAAAACATGGGGGACAGTTGGAGTGTACTTCAGCACCCGGTCAAGGGGCTGAGTTTGCTATCAAGATTCCAATTAGAGTTTAA